The following is a genomic window from Pararhizobium capsulatum DSM 1112.
GATGACCGCCTTCGCCTTCATTCTCGGTGTCGTGCCGCTGATGATTGCGAAGGGACCGGGTGCGGAAATGCGCCAGGCGCTCGGTACCGCCGTCTTCTCCGGCATGCTCGGGGTGACAATCCTTGGGCTGTTCCTGACACCGGTGTTTTATGTCACCCTGCGTTCGTTCCGGCGGCGGAAGGTGGTGGGAACGATGGAACCGACTGTTGCCGAGTAGAGTGGCTACCGCTTCTCACGCGTGTGCCAGAATCGTATGATGGTGATGGTTGACTGTTTTATTTCGTAGCGCATCTCATAGGAGCCAATGAGAATGCGCCTTACTTCGCGTGGGCTGAATTCTTCCAAACGCTCGCCGAGACGCGGTTGCTCCTGAAGGCGGGAAGGCGCAGCCGCGATTGATTGCACAGTGCGCGCCGCGGCTTGCGGGTTGACGGGTGTCAAAAAGTCATGAAGCCGAGTAAGATCGGCAACGGCTTTTTTCGACCAGATGATGTTCGTCATAGCGGCGGCGGCAGAGGATTTTCGCTATCAAGGCTGTTTGCCCAAGCTAGAACGGCCTGATGATTGATGACATTGCCGGCATCGGCATCTGCCATAGCTTCAAGCGTCAGGCGTCGGCGTTCTTCCTCTTGATCAATCCAATCAGACAAAGCTTGTTTGACAATCCACCCACGGGAACGCTCAAGGCGTGCGGCGATTTGATCGATCTTCTCTGCAAGTGGCAAAGGCACATGCGCGGTAAGGACCTTAGTTTCCATCTTCTTATCCTTTTTAATCGTTATCAATCATAATGATTAAAGTTGATTAATCCAGAATTTTCCGATGAGTTAGAAGACGTTGTTTCGCCAACCAAACTAGAATGACTGCAATCCCCTTGAACCCTTTGTCCGGAAAAGCATAACTGCCGAGAGCGCGCTGTCCGGCGCGACTGATTCCGGGAGTTCTCAGCCGAAATGGTGGATCTGCAGCGACGTTTTCCCTGCGTGGCAGATATGGAGAAGGCGGCGAAGCGGCGGATGCCGCGCTTCGTGCATGATTATCTGATCGGTGGTCTTGGCCGTGAAGACAACGTTCGTCGCAACGTCGAAAGCCTGCGCGACGTGCAACTGATGCCTCGCTATCTCTCCGATGCTTCTACCCCTGACACGGCGGTTACGCTCTTCGGCCGGCATTTTGCCGCGCCATTTGCCGTGGCGCCGCTTGGGCTTGCCGGCCTTCTCTGGCCGGGCTGCGAGGTGCCGATCGCTGGTGCCGCTCGCGGGCATAACGTTTCCCATGTTCTCAGCACCTTCTCCAATCGTTCGATAGAAACGATCCGGCCGGTTGCCGGTGAAAACGGATGGTTTCAGTTCTATCCGCCGAACGATCCTGCGATGGAAGCCGACATGCTCGTCCGCGCGGGAAAGGCGGGTTACGAAACGCTGGTTCTGACGGTCGATATTCCGGCTCCAACCCGCCGCGAACGCGATATCCGCAATGGTCTTTCCGTGCCGCCCCGGCTCGATCTTGCCACGATGCTGCAAATCGCAACGCATCCGGCCTGGGCGTTGCACGTGCTTCGCCACGGCATCCCCGAGTTCGAGAATCTGTCTCCCTACTATCCGAAGGGCGCATCGCTTGCCGCATCAGCCAAATTCGTCGGTCGTGTCATGCAAGGCCATATCACTGCCGAGCGCACGGCGCAGATCCGCGCGGCTTGGAAAGGCAAGATCTTCGTCAAGGGCGTGCTCGATCCTGAAGAAGCCGCCGCTTATATAGCGCTGGGTGCTGACGGTTTGATCGTCTCCAATCATGGCGGACGACAGCTGGATGCGGCACCAAGTGCCGTGGATATGTTGCCGCTCATCCGCAGGAAGCTGGGTCCCGACGCCGTCATTCTCGCCGATGGTGGTATTCGCTCTGGCCTCGATGTCGCGCGCATGATCGCGCTCGGTGCGGATATGGTGCTGATCGGCCGGCCCTTTATTTTCGCGAGTGCGGCAATCGGCCATGATGGGGCGGATCACCTGATCGGCATTCTCAAAGCCGAGTTAAAATCGACCATGGCGCAGCTAGGATGCGCTACCGTGCGGGACCTGCCGGCCTCGCTACATACTCCCCACACGGTCGCGTAAGACGGAAAGGACGGCACTAAATGGCTCTTCTTGATGAACTCGAAGCGGCGCTCGGGGATGACGTGGTGCTGACGGGCGACCAGATCAGCGAACGCTACCGCAGCGACGAAAGCCATTCTGGCCGTGCCTTGCCATTTGCGGTCCTGCGTCCGGCAACTGTCGAAGCGGTTTCACAGGCGCTCGCGATCTGCGACCGTCACTGCCAGAGTGTCGTACCACAAGGTGGTTTGACCGGCCTTGCCGGCGGCGCCAATCCGCGCGGCGGCGATATCGCGCTTTCGCTGGAACGGTTCACCGGCATCGAGGAAATCGATGCAGCGGCGGCAACGATGACGGTGCGGGCTGGAACGCCACTCGAAGTTGCCCAGCAAGCGGCCGAGAAGGCAGGATTTCTGCTGCCGATCGATTTGGGGTCGCGCGGCAGCTGCCAGATCGGCGGCAATATCGCCACCAATGCCGGTGGCATCCGCGTTATCCGCCATGGCGTGACCCGTGACAATGTACTGGGGCTCGAAGCCGTCATCGCCGATGGCACTATTCTCTCATCGCTCAACAAGACGATGAAGAACAACACCGGCTATGACCTTCGCCAACTCTTCATCGGCTCCGAGGGCACGCTCGGCATCATCACCCGCGCTGTCCTGAAGCTGAAACCGCTGCCGAGCAGTCGGTCGACGGCGCTCTGTGCGGCGACAAGCTACGAGAAGGTCGTCTCACTCCTGCGCATGGCAAAGCTGATGCTTGCCAATGTCTCCGCCTTCGAAGTGATGTGGGACAGCTATTTTCGCTTCAATGCTGAGGCTCTCGGGCTCAAGTTCTTCGACGTGGATCATCCCTTCCTCGTGATCGTGGAAGAGGATCTCTTCGGAAATGATCAGGGCGGCGAGCGTTTCGAGGCCTTTCTGGCCGCCGCCTTCGAGGAAGGCCTGATCGACGATGCGTTGATTGCGCAATCTGAGAAGGAAGCGCGCAATTTCTGGTCCGTGCGCGAGGGCTATACCATGGACAAGATGCTGCCCTCGCTCGTCAATCTCGATATCAGCATGGCGATTGGCCGGATCGGTGACTATGCCGCCGAATGCGGGAGGGCGATGCTGGCGCGCTTCCCGGGTGCACATGTCTCGTTCTTCGGGCATATCGGTGATAGCAATCTGCATGTCACCATCGCGACGCAGGCCGGCACAGAGGACGATGCGCATACGATCGACGAGATCGCCTATGATCTGGTACGTCAGTACGGCGGCTCGATTTCGGCCGAGCACGGTATCGGCACGCTGAAACGCGATTATCTCGGCCATTCCCGCAGCCCTCAAGAACTTGCCGTCATGCGCCACATCAAGGCAGCGCTCGATCCAAACGGCATCCTCAATCCGGGCAAGGTGCTACCGCCGGTCTGATCTGCTCAGGTCGGACGCCCAAAACAATTCCACTCGCCGCGGTTCTGAGATACCCTTCCGCATCGGCATGAACGTCGAAGCAACTGCGGAGGATTTCGCATGTCCAGCTCGCCCTCAAAGGCACTTCTGCTCTCCCTTACCATTACGATTGCGCCCGTCGGCTCAGCCTATCCGGCCTCCCCTCATCCCGTCTCTGCCGAAAACGGGATGGTGGTGACGGCCCAGCATCTCGCGTCCGATATCGGCATCAATATCCTGAAAAAGGGAGGCAATGCCGTCGATGCCGCGGTGGCAGTCGGCTATGCGCTCGCCGTGGTCTATCCGACCGCCGGCAATATCGGCGGTGGCGGTTTCATGACCATTCGGCTGAAGGATGGCAAAACGACCTTTCTCGACTTTCGCGAACGCGCGCCGCTTGCCGCGACGAAGACGATGTATCTCGATGACAAGGGCGAGAGGGTAAAAGGGCTGAGCACGTCAGGCTATCTCGCCGTTGGCGTGCCGGGCTCTGTCGCGGGGCTGGAAGCCGCCCGTGAGCGTTATGGTACCTTGCCGCGCCAGGAGCTGATGGCCCCGGCCATTCGGCTGGCCTCGGAAGGTTTTGGGCTCGAACAGGGCGACGTCGCCTCGCTGCAAGCCGGCTTCAAGAAGCTTTCGAAGGACAAAGCATCCGCCGCGATCTTCCTCAAGCCTGACGGCAAGCCGTTCGAGATCGGTGAAACCTTGAAACAGGCTGATCTCGCCCTCAGCCTGAGCAACATCTCTGAAAATGGGCCGGATGCCTTCTACAAGGGTGGCATCGCGGAGGAGATCGTCAAGGCAAGCGCGTCAGCCGGCGGCATCCTCGCAAAAGTGGATTTCGAGCAATATCAGGTGCGGGAGCTTGCCCCGGTCACCTGCAATTATCGCGGTTACGAGATCGTCTCCTCGCCACCGCCCAGTTCCGGCGGCGTCATCATCTGCGAAATCCTCAACATCCTCGAAGCCTATCCGATTGCTTATCTCGGATATGGATCGGCCGAGACCGTCCATGTGATGATCGAGGCGATGCGGCACGCCTATGTCGATCGCAACTCGGCGCTGGGCGATCCAGATTTCGTCAAGAACCCCGTCTCCAAACTGCTGGACAAGGGCTATGCTGCAGAAATCCGTGAAAGGATCAGCCCTTTCAAGGCCGGCATTTCCGCTGATCTCAAGCCGGCAGCTTCCGGCGAAAGCACAGAAACGACCCATTATTCGATCATCGACAAGGACGGCAACGCGGTCGCCGTCACCTATACGCTGAACGGCTCCTTCGGCGCCGGCGTGATGGCGCCGGGCACCGGCATCCTGCTTAACAACGAGATGGATGATTTTACCGCAAAGCCCGGCGTGCCCAATCTCTATGGACTGGTGCAGGGCGAGGCCAATGCGATCGAGCCGAAAAAATCGCCGCTGTCATCCATGAGCCCGACGATCATCTCAAAGGATGGCAAGCCGTTCATGGTGATCGGCAGCCCCGGTGGCGCGCGCATCATCACCATCACGCTTGAAGCAATCATCAATGTCATCGATCACGGCATGACGATCCAGGAAGCGATCGACGCGCCCCGCGTCCATCACCAGTGGCTACCCGACAAGGTCTATATGGAGCCCTTTGCGCTTTCGGCGGATACGATGAAGCTGCTGTCCGAGATGGGCCACGATGTCTCGATCGACATGGACTGGCCGATTTGGGGACAGGCAGCCGGCATCCTCGTCGGCGGCGAGGATTTAGCGGAGATCAAGGAAGGTGGCGGAGCGAGATATTATGGGGCAATGGATAGCCGCGCCGGAGCTGGTGCGGCGCGCGGGTATTGAGGCGCTCCAGTTCTTCCCCTCTCCCCGCGGACGGGGAGAGGGCTTTTCACTTCTACGTAAACAATCGATTGATCGCCTCGATCTCGTTCTGGCGGATATCATGTCCGCCGGAGTGCCACTCGACTGTCACGTCAGCCTTCTGGCGCTCGAAATAATCCGCAAGCGCCTGCGTCAATGGTGCCGGGCAGATGGGATCGCGCTCACCTGCGGTGATCAGGATTTTCCTGCCGGCAATTTTTCTGTTGTCGCGTGGCTGAAACGGGATCAAAGGATGCAGCAAGGCCGATCGGTCGAAGAGGTCGCCCTTCTCGATGATCACGTTGGCCAGAATGTTGGCGCCGTTGGAGAAGCCAAGGCCGTAGACTTCGGAGGCCTGATGCTGCTCTTTCATCGCCGCGACATAGGCGGCCATCTTGTCCGTTGCGCGGGCAAGATCGGCCATGTCGTACACGCCCTCACCCGTGCGGCGGAAGAAGCGGGCAGCGCCATATTCCGAGACGTCACCTCGAGGAGAGACGATCGTCGCATCCGGCAGAAGCCGGGCGGCGAAGTCGAAGAACTGGTTCTCGTCTCCGCCAGTGCCATGGAATGTGAAGAAGATCGGCTTGCCGGGTGCACCGGCCTTCAGCCGGTGCACGTAACCATGTTCGGTCATGGATGCCTCCTTAGTTGTCGAGCTTCTGGAGCTGCTGCTCCAGGATCGGGCGCAGGTGCTTATGCTGCTGTGGCAGCTTCAGCGCTTGGCCCAGATGAGCCGTATCCTCGTCGCGGTCGAAGCCCGGCTCGTTGGTGGCGATTTCGAACAGTACACCACCCGGCGTGCGGAAATAGATCGCCCAGAAATAGTCGCGGTCGATTACCGGCGTGACGTGATAACCCGTGTCCATCAGCGCCTTGCGCACTTCGAGCTGCTTTTCGCGGTTGTCGACGGCAAAGGCGACGTGATGAACGGAACCTGCGCCCTGCAGGCCACGCTGGATGTTCGGCATGGTTTCAAGGTCGATCAGGCCGGCGCCATTGCCGCCCGGAACGATCAGGCGGGTTACGCCATCCTTGGTTTCGAGCGCTTCATAGCCCATGTACTTCAGGAGGTCGGCAGTGGCGCCTTCATCCCGCAGCCGCATCGCAACCGAATGGAAGCCGCGGATCGCATGATCTTCACTGACGCCACCATGGGTCCAGGGCGCACGACTGTCATCGCGAACTTCGACCAATGCGAAGCCATCGCCATCGGGGCCGGCAAAGTTCAGGCGTTTTTCACCGAAGGTCTCTTCTGTCTTCAGGCCCGTTGCGCCCTTCTGCGAAAGGCGATCCTGCCAGAAGCCGATCGAGCCCTGCGGAACCGAAAACACGGTCGTGCCGACTTCGCCTGTACCGGGACGGCCACGGCCGATATCCGGGAACGGGAAGTAGGTCATGACGGTGCCGGCCGAGCCGGTCTCGTCGCCGTAGTAAAGATGATAGACATCAGGTGAATCGAAGTTCACGGTCTTCTTGACGCGGCGCAGGCCGAGCGTGTCGGTGAAGAAATTGTTGTTGGTGCGGGCATCGGCAGCCATCGACGTGACGTGATGCAAACCCTTGATCTGGTCGAGCATGGTTGAGTCCCTTTCTGCCCCTGGGGCCGTTGTATGGCGTATAGATGTGCCTATCCGCCGTTCAGCGATAGCCCGCGACTGTCAAACGGATTGTCTTCTATTTGTGAACGATATCGTGAGACTGTTTCGCGATGCGCGCGCCGTCGTAATAACAATGTTGTAACGGCATGGCCTGTCGTGATATGCGATGGAATATGGAGGCCGCCATGATCAGCTCAGTCAAAAAGTTCGGAAACTCTGCAGGTGTCATTATTCCCAAGCCCCTCCTATCTGAGGTCGGAGTAGAAGCTGGCGATAGTGTTGAGATGCACGTGGAGGGAGACCGCATCGTCATAGAGCGGGTGGTGAAATCCATACGCCAGGGTTGGGCTGAAGATGCGAAACGCATTGCAGCCGAGGGTGATGATCACCTCGTCTGGCCAGAGTTTACCAATGAGGAAGATGGAAAGCTTAAATGGTAACGCGCGGCGAGGTATGGCTTGCTGCACTCAATCCGACAATTGGCAGCGAAATCCAGAAAACACGCCCTTGTCTGGTCATTTCGCCTGCTGAAATGCACGATCATTTACGCACGGTCATCGTTGCCCCCATGACATCCGCGAATCGCCCCGCGGGATTCCGCGTGCCCGTCACTTTCCAGGGCGTCGATGGACTTATCTTGCTGGACCAGACACGTTCAGTGGATAGAAAACGTTTGATCAGGCTCCTCGGCATGGTGCCGCCGCCTGTCCTAAAACACACCCTGAAAACGCTGCGAGAGATATACGAAGATTGATCGTCTTTATTCCGCAGCGCGGATGATCGGCGATTGCTTCCTGGGTGCAGGTGGCAAAAGGCGCGCGTAAAGCGCTGCATATTGTGTAGCACTTCGCTCCCAGGAAAAGTCAGCCTTCATCGCCTGACCTTGTAACCGAGCCCATTTTTTCGGGTCGAGATAGGCATGGAATGCCCGGTCAATCGCTGAGCGAAGGTTTTCGCTGGTCGCCGGATGAAACTGGAAGCCGGTTGCAACGCGCGCGGAAAAGGCGGCGTCATTGGCGTCGATGATGGTTTCGGAAAGACCGCCCGTGCGTGAAACCAACGGCACCGCGCCGTAGCGCAGCGCGTAAAGCTGGGTCAGCCCACAGGGCTCGAAGCGCGACGGCTGAATGACGACATCGGCGCCACCGTGCATGAGATGCGCGGTTGCCTCGTCATAGCCGACCTTAACGCCGATCCAGCCGGGATGCCGGCCGGCCGCTGCGAGAAGGGCAGTTTCCACGCCAGGATCTCCCTTGCCGAGCACGACCAGCTTGCCGCCCTTGTGGCGAATATGTTCGGCTACATCGGCCAGCATGTCGCCACCCTTCTGCCAGGTCAGGCGCGTAATTGCAGCAAAGATGGGGCCTCGCGTGTCCTCAAGCTGGAAAGCTTCCAGCAGGCGCTGGCGATTACCGGTGCGTTGGCGCGTGCGGGTGCGGTCGTATTTGACCGGCAGATAATCGTCCGTTGCCGGGTTCCATATTTCCGTATCGATGCCATTGACGATGCCGATGAAGGCATTCAGCCGCGATTCCAGCACACCATCCATGCCCATGCCGAGATCGGTCGAGATGACCTCGCGAGCATAGGTCGGGCTGACCGTGGTGATGGCAGTGGCCGTCCGAATACCACCTTTCAGATAGCTCATGTCGCCGTAATATTCGAGGCAATCCACCGAAAGGGCCTCAGGCGGTAGTCCGATCTCGTTGATGAGATCCGCTCCGAACTGGCCCTGGAAGGCAAGATTGTGGATCGTCAGAACGCTCGGCACATGGGACGCATTGCTCGAATAGCGCATGTAGACGGAGGTCAGGGCTGTCTGCCAGTCATGGGTATGGACGATGTCGGGTATCCAGTCCTCAAGCAGACCGCCGGCGACTGCTGAGGCGACGTAGGAAAGCACAGCAAAGCGCTTCCAGTTGTCGGGAAAATCGACACCGTCTTCATCGACATAGGGCCCGCCCGGCCGGTCATAGAGCGTCGGCGCATCGAGAACAAGCAGATCGAGCCCCTGCCCCGTTGCGGCGAGAAGGCGCGCGGGGGCGCCGAAAAGATCAGGGAAGAAATGGACCCGCGAGATTTCGTCAAGTCGCTCGATGACCCGCGGATAACCGGGAACAAGGCTACGCGTATAGCAGCCATGCGCCTTGAGGACCTTTGGAAGAGAGCCGGTAACGTCGGCAAGACCGCCGGTCTTGATGAGAGGAAAGATTTCCGACGTCACCGATAAGATGTTCACGAAGTCTGTGCCCTTGCTGCCTTTTGCAA
Proteins encoded in this region:
- a CDS encoding type II toxin-antitoxin system PemK/MazF family toxin, translating into MVTRGEVWLAALNPTIGSEIQKTRPCLVISPAEMHDHLRTVIVAPMTSANRPAGFRVPVTFQGVDGLILLDQTRSVDRKRLIRLLGMVPPPVLKHTLKTLREIYED
- a CDS encoding FAD-binding oxidoreductase: MALLDELEAALGDDVVLTGDQISERYRSDESHSGRALPFAVLRPATVEAVSQALAICDRHCQSVVPQGGLTGLAGGANPRGGDIALSLERFTGIEEIDAAAATMTVRAGTPLEVAQQAAEKAGFLLPIDLGSRGSCQIGGNIATNAGGIRVIRHGVTRDNVLGLEAVIADGTILSSLNKTMKNNTGYDLRQLFIGSEGTLGIITRAVLKLKPLPSSRSTALCAATSYEKVVSLLRMAKLMLANVSAFEVMWDSYFRFNAEALGLKFFDVDHPFLVIVEEDLFGNDQGGERFEAFLAAAFEEGLIDDALIAQSEKEARNFWSVREGYTMDKMLPSLVNLDISMAIGRIGDYAAECGRAMLARFPGAHVSFFGHIGDSNLHVTIATQAGTEDDAHTIDEIAYDLVRQYGGSISAEHGIGTLKRDYLGHSRSPQELAVMRHIKAALDPNGILNPGKVLPPV
- a CDS encoding type II toxin-antitoxin system RelE/ParE family toxin translates to MTNIIWSKKAVADLTRLHDFLTPVNPQAAARTVQSIAAAPSRLQEQPRLGERLEEFSPREVRRILIGSYEMRYEIKQSTITIIRFWHTREKR
- a CDS encoding VOC family protein encodes the protein MLDQIKGLHHVTSMAADARTNNNFFTDTLGLRRVKKTVNFDSPDVYHLYYGDETGSAGTVMTYFPFPDIGRGRPGTGEVGTTVFSVPQGSIGFWQDRLSQKGATGLKTEETFGEKRLNFAGPDGDGFALVEVRDDSRAPWTHGGVSEDHAIRGFHSVAMRLRDEGATADLLKYMGYEALETKDGVTRLIVPGGNGAGLIDLETMPNIQRGLQGAGSVHHVAFAVDNREKQLEVRKALMDTGYHVTPVIDRDYFWAIYFRTPGGVLFEIATNEPGFDRDEDTAHLGQALKLPQQHKHLRPILEQQLQKLDN
- a CDS encoding alpha/beta hydrolase, translated to MTEHGYVHRLKAGAPGKPIFFTFHGTGGDENQFFDFAARLLPDATIVSPRGDVSEYGAARFFRRTGEGVYDMADLARATDKMAAYVAAMKEQHQASEVYGLGFSNGANILANVIIEKGDLFDRSALLHPLIPFQPRDNRKIAGRKILITAGERDPICPAPLTQALADYFERQKADVTVEWHSGGHDIRQNEIEAINRLFT
- a CDS encoding AbrB/MazE/SpoVT family DNA-binding domain-containing protein; this translates as MISSVKKFGNSAGVIIPKPLLSEVGVEAGDSVEMHVEGDRIVIERVVKSIRQGWAEDAKRIAAEGDDHLVWPEFTNEEDGKLKW
- the ggt gene encoding gamma-glutamyltransferase, which encodes MSSSPSKALLLSLTITIAPVGSAYPASPHPVSAENGMVVTAQHLASDIGINILKKGGNAVDAAVAVGYALAVVYPTAGNIGGGGFMTIRLKDGKTTFLDFRERAPLAATKTMYLDDKGERVKGLSTSGYLAVGVPGSVAGLEAARERYGTLPRQELMAPAIRLASEGFGLEQGDVASLQAGFKKLSKDKASAAIFLKPDGKPFEIGETLKQADLALSLSNISENGPDAFYKGGIAEEIVKASASAGGILAKVDFEQYQVRELAPVTCNYRGYEIVSSPPPSSGGVIICEILNILEAYPIAYLGYGSAETVHVMIEAMRHAYVDRNSALGDPDFVKNPVSKLLDKGYAAEIRERISPFKAGISADLKPAASGESTETTHYSIIDKDGNAVAVTYTLNGSFGAGVMAPGTGILLNNEMDDFTAKPGVPNLYGLVQGEANAIEPKKSPLSSMSPTIISKDGKPFMVIGSPGGARIITITLEAIINVIDHGMTIQEAIDAPRVHHQWLPDKVYMEPFALSADTMKLLSEMGHDVSIDMDWPIWGQAAGILVGGEDLAEIKEGGGARYYGAMDSRAGAGAARGY
- a CDS encoding alpha-hydroxy acid oxidase codes for the protein MVDLQRRFPCVADMEKAAKRRMPRFVHDYLIGGLGREDNVRRNVESLRDVQLMPRYLSDASTPDTAVTLFGRHFAAPFAVAPLGLAGLLWPGCEVPIAGAARGHNVSHVLSTFSNRSIETIRPVAGENGWFQFYPPNDPAMEADMLVRAGKAGYETLVLTVDIPAPTRRERDIRNGLSVPPRLDLATMLQIATHPAWALHVLRHGIPEFENLSPYYPKGASLAASAKFVGRVMQGHITAERTAQIRAAWKGKIFVKGVLDPEEAAAYIALGADGLIVSNHGGRQLDAAPSAVDMLPLIRRKLGPDAVILADGGIRSGLDVARMIALGADMVLIGRPFIFASAAIGHDGADHLIGILKAELKSTMAQLGCATVRDLPASLHTPHTVA
- the glgA gene encoding glycogen synthase GlgA; the protein is MNILSVTSEIFPLIKTGGLADVTGSLPKVLKAHGCYTRSLVPGYPRVIERLDEISRVHFFPDLFGAPARLLAATGQGLDLLVLDAPTLYDRPGGPYVDEDGVDFPDNWKRFAVLSYVASAVAGGLLEDWIPDIVHTHDWQTALTSVYMRYSSNASHVPSVLTIHNLAFQGQFGADLINEIGLPPEALSVDCLEYYGDMSYLKGGIRTATAITTVSPTYAREVISTDLGMGMDGVLESRLNAFIGIVNGIDTEIWNPATDDYLPVKYDRTRTRQRTGNRQRLLEAFQLEDTRGPIFAAITRLTWQKGGDMLADVAEHIRHKGGKLVVLGKGDPGVETALLAAAGRHPGWIGVKVGYDEATAHLMHGGADVVIQPSRFEPCGLTQLYALRYGAVPLVSRTGGLSETIIDANDAAFSARVATGFQFHPATSENLRSAIDRAFHAYLDPKKWARLQGQAMKADFSWERSATQYAALYARLLPPAPRKQSPIIRAAE
- a CDS encoding CopG family ribbon-helix-helix protein is translated as METKVLTAHVPLPLAEKIDQIAARLERSRGWIVKQALSDWIDQEEERRRLTLEAMADADAGNVINHQAVLAWANSLDSENPLPPPL